Proteins from a genomic interval of Paenibacillus sp. FSL H8-0048:
- a CDS encoding Fic family protein, producing MSGYDPERLNKFPQLTGSQSKQLQEASLRYPLESFLTNYRNVEEIGIDFVYSSAKLEGNTYSKVDTINLLKMGITAGGKLYSDAQMILNLRDAYNFVLTSKDKAIDRYFIIDVHSILAKDLLPAANCGAPREDAVRISGTDYSPPVGRDYLNEELKYLLEVAGTINNPFERAIYLKLNLCYLQYFQDINKRTARMVQTFSLLGNGEMPLLAGYVKSSGYIEAILEYYNTGSYVPYLSWFVASYRQMVKSLTDLPTITKSRSVDLRNNNN from the coding sequence ATGTCAGGTTATGATCCGGAGCGATTAAATAAGTTTCCCCAATTAACAGGCTCTCAAAGCAAACAACTTCAGGAGGCCTCTTTGAGATATCCACTGGAGTCTTTTCTGACGAACTACCGAAATGTAGAGGAGATTGGAATTGATTTTGTATATTCTTCTGCTAAGTTAGAGGGAAATACATACTCCAAAGTGGACACCATCAATCTTCTAAAAATGGGCATCACCGCTGGAGGTAAGTTATATTCTGATGCGCAAATGATTCTGAATTTAAGAGATGCCTATAATTTTGTGCTTACTTCAAAAGATAAAGCAATAGATCGTTACTTTATAATTGATGTGCATTCCATCCTGGCCAAAGATTTATTGCCAGCAGCAAATTGCGGAGCTCCACGTGAGGATGCTGTCAGAATATCTGGAACGGACTACTCCCCCCCTGTGGGCAGAGATTATTTAAATGAGGAATTGAAGTATCTACTTGAGGTGGCTGGAACCATCAACAATCCGTTTGAACGCGCCATTTATCTGAAGCTTAACCTATGTTATCTACAGTATTTTCAAGATATAAACAAACGGACAGCACGCATGGTGCAGACATTCTCACTACTGGGCAATGGAGAAATGCCTCTGCTGGCAGGATATGTGAAGAGTAGCGGTTATATTGAAGCAATCTTAGAGTATTACAATACAGGAAGTTATGTGCCATATCTATCATGGTTTGTAGCTTCATACAGACAAATGGTGAAGTCTTTAACTGACCTGCCTACAATTACGAAATCCAGATCTGTGGATCTGCGGAATAATAATAACTGA
- a CDS encoding Hsp70 family protein, with translation MNQEHTSHPVVGIDLGTTNSAIAYIRGGKPELIASATGQYLLPSVVLIDPKGNIIVGQDGWYGRPGKCWKV, from the coding sequence ATGAATCAGGAACATACAAGCCATCCTGTCGTAGGGATTGACTTGGGGACTACCAACTCTGCTATTGCTTACATTCGTGGCGGTAAGCCGGAGCTTATTGCATCGGCGACCGGGCAATACCTGCTGCCTTCTGTAGTGCTGATTGATCCGAAGGGGAACATTATCGTGGGGCAGGATGGCTGGTACGGCAGGCCCGGGAAGTGCTGGAAGGTGTAG
- a CDS encoding hybrid sensor histidine kinase/response regulator produces the protein MKARARFNPKQALLLLLYLTILISLRYLWFNANTASEHPEAQQGVLDMRGWDFGNSPSIQLDGEWEFYPGQLLGYEDSALLAAATPHVVQVPGDWSSGFPEGEQSSLGYGTYKLRILVDPSQTESYGFWIQRIQATSSIDINEQRETSFGKLSTDSGDYIPKAVSYTAAYENPGRQEIVLLVRAANYDHPVEGGIVRSIRFGSQAAVDTERMYSIGFQLVAFMIMLLHALYAGILFFFNRKQRAFLLFFLLLMAVAATIVVDNDTILLIWFPINYTWALKLKMLAYPALSLFMLLLTRSFSAYERPGRLFKIYQLGLLLYTAYVLILPAHYVVYARPFFSVFYLLPVAGVIYSIGRMVMRQEQDSFFLLFAAAAIGSSIIGGALESNAKGSILYYPVDVIAAIIGFSSYWFKRYFRNAEENRLLNLQLKESDRKKDEFLANTSHELRTPLHGIISIAQTVASKEQQVLDEQSSKDLELLITISHRMSLMLNDLLDVTRLQEKRIVLQREPLAMGSLVSGVLGMFEFMIEGTRLQLRNELPASLPPVWGDEKRIVQILYNLLHNAIKYTQAGTVTVSAAADGKLAWISVADTGAGIDKETQARIFSPYEQGSKGIIDGGGIGLGLSISKQLTELHGGNLTLDSEPGKGSVFTFTLPLASSAGARENTDQDTAAAGQPDNPDLQGLLLEESRLLLQQSDIRNLTVPVELTNPPKIQDAAQEAKSLILAVDDDPVNLKVLSSMLSAEHYQLVTATSAEEALELLGTEPWDLLIADVMMPYMSGYELTRIVRQRFSLSELPILLLTARNQPADIYTGFLAGANDYVAKPVDALELKYRVRSLTGLKQSVTQSLRMEAAYLQAQIQPHFLFNTLNALLALSEFDLPKMRGLGEAFSSYLRISFDYMNSQQLVGLSHELELIESYLFIEKARFEERLQIEREVDPGIELLLPPLTLQPLVENAVRHGLLSRKAGGKLQIRIHRQQGYTSFEVEDNGKGMSGEQVVRLLDDTFQAHRGIGLLNTNRRLTQLYGEGLVIRSQPDVGTTVSFVIPERRQG, from the coding sequence ATGAAGGCCCGAGCCAGATTCAACCCCAAGCAGGCTCTGTTGCTGCTTCTTTACTTAACCATTCTGATCAGTCTGCGCTATCTGTGGTTCAATGCCAATACAGCGTCTGAGCATCCCGAGGCACAGCAAGGTGTGCTGGATATGCGGGGCTGGGACTTCGGGAATTCCCCGTCCATCCAGCTCGATGGAGAGTGGGAGTTCTATCCCGGCCAGCTCCTGGGCTATGAGGATTCCGCCCTACTTGCTGCGGCCACACCGCATGTGGTCCAGGTTCCCGGCGACTGGAGCAGCGGCTTCCCGGAAGGAGAGCAATCCTCGCTGGGCTATGGCACATACAAGCTGCGTATACTCGTAGACCCGTCACAGACGGAGTCTTACGGCTTCTGGATTCAGCGCATTCAGGCCACCTCCAGCATCGATATTAACGAGCAGAGAGAGACGAGCTTCGGGAAGCTGTCCACGGATAGCGGGGACTATATCCCTAAGGCGGTCTCTTACACAGCAGCCTACGAGAATCCGGGAAGGCAGGAGATTGTTCTCCTCGTCCGGGCAGCCAACTACGACCATCCGGTGGAGGGCGGGATTGTAAGATCGATCCGTTTCGGCTCCCAAGCCGCGGTGGATACGGAACGGATGTATTCCATCGGCTTCCAGCTGGTGGCGTTCATGATCATGCTGCTGCACGCGCTGTATGCGGGGATTTTATTCTTTTTTAACCGGAAGCAGCGGGCGTTTCTGCTCTTCTTCCTCCTGCTGATGGCAGTAGCAGCTACCATTGTAGTGGATAACGATACGATTCTGCTGATCTGGTTCCCTATTAACTATACATGGGCACTGAAGCTCAAAATGCTGGCCTATCCTGCGTTGTCTCTGTTCATGCTGCTGCTGACGCGCAGCTTCTCGGCCTACGAGCGCCCCGGCCGTCTGTTCAAAATCTATCAGCTGGGTCTCCTGCTCTATACCGCTTATGTTCTGATCTTACCAGCACATTACGTGGTCTATGCCAGACCGTTCTTCTCCGTTTTCTACCTGCTTCCGGTAGCCGGAGTCATCTATTCTATCGGCCGGATGGTCATGAGGCAGGAGCAGGATTCCTTCTTCCTGCTGTTTGCTGCCGCGGCCATCGGCTCCAGCATCATTGGCGGGGCCTTGGAATCCAATGCCAAGGGGAGTATTCTGTATTATCCTGTAGATGTCATTGCAGCCATTATCGGCTTCTCTTCTTACTGGTTCAAGCGGTACTTCCGCAATGCGGAGGAGAACCGGCTGCTCAACCTGCAGCTGAAGGAGAGCGACCGGAAGAAGGACGAATTCCTGGCCAATACCTCCCATGAGCTGCGGACACCGCTGCACGGCATTATCAGCATTGCCCAGACAGTAGCCTCCAAGGAACAGCAGGTGCTGGACGAACAGAGCTCTAAGGATCTGGAGCTGCTCATTACGATCAGCCACCGGATGTCCCTCATGCTTAACGATCTGCTTGATGTGACCCGTCTGCAGGAGAAGCGGATTGTGCTCCAGCGCGAGCCGCTGGCCATGGGTTCACTGGTCTCGGGCGTGCTGGGGATGTTCGAATTCATGATCGAAGGCACACGGCTGCAGCTGCGTAATGAGCTTCCCGCTTCATTGCCGCCGGTCTGGGGGGATGAGAAGCGGATTGTGCAGATCCTCTATAACCTGCTGCACAATGCAATCAAGTACACGCAAGCCGGAACGGTCACCGTATCCGCTGCAGCCGACGGCAAGCTTGCGTGGATCAGCGTAGCCGATACCGGAGCAGGAATCGACAAGGAGACCCAGGCGCGGATCTTCTCGCCGTATGAGCAAGGCAGCAAAGGCATCATTGACGGCGGCGGTATCGGCCTCGGCTTAAGCATCAGCAAGCAGCTGACCGAGCTGCACGGCGGTAACCTTACACTAGACTCTGAGCCGGGAAAAGGGTCCGTGTTCACATTCACTCTTCCGCTGGCCTCCTCTGCCGGTGCACGGGAGAACACCGATCAGGATACAGCCGCCGCAGGGCAGCCGGACAACCCGGATCTGCAAGGGCTGCTGCTTGAGGAGAGCCGGCTGCTATTACAGCAGTCCGATATCCGCAATCTCACAGTCCCTGTGGAGTTAACGAATCCGCCGAAGATACAGGATGCCGCCCAGGAGGCCAAGTCTCTGATCCTGGCCGTCGATGATGATCCGGTCAATCTCAAGGTGCTCTCCAGCATGCTCTCGGCAGAGCATTATCAGCTGGTCACCGCCACCAGCGCCGAGGAAGCCCTGGAGCTGCTGGGTACCGAGCCGTGGGACCTGCTGATCGCCGATGTGATGATGCCGTACATGTCCGGCTATGAATTGACGCGGATCGTCCGGCAGCGCTTCTCCCTCTCGGAGCTGCCGATCCTGCTGCTCACAGCCCGCAACCAGCCGGCAGACATCTATACCGGCTTCCTGGCCGGAGCCAATGATTATGTTGCCAAGCCGGTGGACGCCCTGGAGCTGAAATACCGGGTCCGCTCACTGACCGGACTGAAGCAGTCCGTTACCCAGAGCCTGCGGATGGAGGCAGCTTATCTCCAGGCACAGATTCAGCCGCATTTCCTGTTCAATACGCTGAACGCGCTGCTGGCGCTGAGTGAATTCGACCTGCCGAAGATGCGTGGTCTCGGCGAGGCCTTCTCCTCCTACCTGCGCATCAGCTTCGATTATATGAACTCACAGCAGCTCGTCGGATTATCCCATGAGCTGGAGCTAATAGAGTCCTATCTCTTCATTGAGAAGGCGCGCTTCGAGGAACGTCTGCAGATTGAAAGGGAGGTTGATCCCGGCATTGAGCTGCTGCTTCCTCCGCTCACCCTTCAGCCGCTTGTGGAGAACGCCGTCAGACACGGCCTGCTGAGCCGCAAAGCCGGAGGCAAGCTCCAGATCCGCATTCACCGCCAGCAAGGATACACCTCCTTCGAGGTGGAGGATAACGGCAAGGGCATGAGCGGGGAGCAGGTGGTCCGCCTGCTCGACGACACCTTCCAGGCCCACCGCGGCATCGGCCTGCTGAACACCAACCGGCGCCTGACCCAGCTCTACGGCGAAGGCCTCGTGATCCGCAGCCAGCCTGACGTTGGCACTACAGTATCCTTTGTGATTCCTGAGCGGAGGCAGGGCTGA
- a CDS encoding DMT family transporter has translation MLLPILLVLASGMCHAVWSMFTKRSLNKSIFLWSIMMVSTVLLLPVLLIELWTQPLAAGAYALLLLSVALQALYSWLLSITYEMGDLSQIYPVMRGTSTLLIPLIGVIFLKESLSVYGWIGICCMLGGFAVLSGIGSRRSHPASSGSGSVSGTLASSGSISVSGTPAASRPGTTLGYYTPMLMALCVGLCTTCYVFVDKLNLQHMSPLALLEVTNIGFVAGLTPAVLRSRKLLEEWRRNTFTILLGSVLNPGSYLLFLFALQQAPLAHISPLREIGTIFATLLGVLLLKERQGVRRMICSVVIFCGILLIGIWG, from the coding sequence ATGCTGCTGCCAATTCTTTTGGTGCTGGCTTCCGGAATGTGCCACGCGGTGTGGAGCATGTTCACCAAAAGAAGCCTGAATAAAAGCATCTTCCTGTGGTCGATCATGATGGTCTCCACAGTGCTGCTGCTGCCGGTGCTGCTTATCGAGCTGTGGACGCAGCCGCTGGCCGCCGGCGCTTACGCCCTGCTGCTGCTGTCTGTAGCGCTGCAGGCCTTGTATTCCTGGCTTTTATCCATAACCTATGAGATGGGCGATCTGTCCCAGATCTACCCGGTGATGCGGGGGACAAGCACGCTGCTGATCCCGCTGATCGGCGTTATTTTCCTGAAGGAATCCTTGTCTGTCTACGGTTGGATCGGGATCTGCTGCATGCTCGGCGGCTTCGCTGTCCTCAGCGGAATAGGCTCCAGAAGAAGCCACCCGGCTTCATCCGGCTCTGGGTCTGTGTCCGGCACCCTGGCTTCATCCGGCTCTATATCTGTGTCCGGGACTCCAGCTGCATCCCGCCCCGGCACCACCTTAGGCTATTACACACCGATGCTCATGGCCCTCTGCGTGGGATTATGCACTACCTGCTACGTGTTCGTCGATAAGCTGAACCTTCAGCATATGTCGCCGCTGGCGCTGCTTGAGGTGACCAATATCGGCTTTGTTGCCGGACTGACCCCCGCCGTCCTGAGATCGCGGAAGCTGCTTGAAGAGTGGCGACGCAACACATTCACCATCCTGCTGGGCAGCGTGCTCAACCCGGGCTCCTATCTGCTGTTCCTGTTCGCACTTCAGCAGGCGCCGCTCGCTCATATCAGCCCGCTGCGGGAGATCGGCACCATATTCGCTACGCTCCTCGGTGTGCTGCTCTTGAAGGAGCGTCAGGGCGTGCGGCGGATGATATGCTCGGTTGTCATTTTTTGCGGAATTCTGTTAATTGGCATCTGGGGGTAA
- a CDS encoding metallophosphoesterase family protein, with the protein MNSKLSFRPDGTFTIVQFTDLHWMDGRAEDQQTRELMELVLKAEQPDLVIFTGDTIYTGPVREGELPCQDPKQAFRDAVAAVMNSGVPWAFVFGNHDTENGVTYSELMEIAQESPQCLAEAGPAELAGSSNYVLEIEGTGNHAGAILYMLDTGAYSPLEQIPGYSWVRRNQMEWLAEQSARLNPGEGQAKRPALAFFHIPLPEYDEMWNTQVCYGHKYERVCAPVLNSGLFAALVEMGDVAGTFCGHDHINDFTGTLHGIRLSYGRATGYNTYGHDNLKRGARVIRLKQDHPSFDTWLRLADGSRCTEQPAHTPPLLQGSQH; encoded by the coding sequence ATGAACAGTAAATTATCATTTCGGCCAGACGGTACCTTCACCATCGTACAGTTCACTGACCTCCACTGGATGGATGGAAGAGCAGAGGACCAGCAGACCCGGGAGCTGATGGAGCTGGTGCTGAAGGCGGAGCAGCCCGACCTGGTTATTTTTACAGGGGATACCATTTATACAGGTCCGGTCCGTGAAGGCGAGCTTCCTTGCCAGGACCCCAAGCAGGCCTTCCGCGATGCCGTGGCTGCTGTAATGAATTCCGGTGTACCTTGGGCGTTTGTATTCGGCAACCACGACACAGAGAACGGAGTGACCTACAGCGAGCTGATGGAGATTGCGCAGGAGTCCCCGCAGTGTCTGGCTGAGGCTGGTCCGGCGGAGCTGGCCGGTTCAAGCAATTACGTCCTGGAGATTGAAGGCACGGGCAATCATGCGGGAGCCATCCTCTATATGCTCGATACAGGTGCCTACTCTCCGCTGGAACAGATTCCCGGGTATAGCTGGGTCCGGCGTAACCAGATGGAATGGCTGGCAGAGCAGTCTGCACGGCTGAATCCCGGAGAAGGTCAAGCGAAGCGGCCGGCGCTGGCGTTCTTCCATATCCCGCTGCCCGAATATGACGAGATGTGGAACACCCAGGTTTGTTACGGACACAAGTATGAACGGGTCTGCGCTCCGGTTCTGAATTCAGGATTATTCGCTGCGCTTGTAGAGATGGGCGATGTGGCGGGCACCTTTTGCGGACATGACCATATCAATGATTTCACCGGCACGCTGCATGGCATCCGCCTAAGCTATGGCCGGGCAACCGGCTATAATACTTACGGGCACGACAACCTCAAACGGGGGGCGCGTGTCATCCGTCTGAAGCAGGACCATCCGTCCTTCGATACCTGGCTCCGGCTGGCAGACGGCTCCCGTTGTACCGAACAGCCTGCCCATACACCTCCCCTGCTGCAGGGTTCACAACACTAA